Proteins from a single region of Gordonia hongkongensis:
- a CDS encoding MlaD family protein, producing the protein MNIATDGRNPSLLQYVLRGVAFLLVLLVIFVLLFMRYQGTFSKTVPVTAELVDVGDGLMNGADVRYNGLIVGTVKSIAVDDSSQATAGNLIKDVAIDIQPAQAEGIPASVTARTVPSNLFGVNSVELVQPAEVGADRLSAGDVIPADDSLETIKLQDAQNELKRILDAVPPEELAQVLGTIADALKGGGSVFGSFVPVLKNYFDSINAQFPPGAPPGFDNFDAALTGLSQSAPQLLDTLGRSVIPAITIAEKQRDLTAVLTASQGLLDQTQLLFARNGDSGQRLVTDLNRMLGALVLEPNSLPQGVIALNNLAARVLTVFTGTNGHVQLNIGVSFGAFQRYTRQNCPVYDGGPYGTLRGPGCVGPGTGTGPTMSGPLSIYPSDGMRRNKPVGNVTTDADNKTLGTVLRRTPSAADTIMLGPLVQTLEVRNAAEPGRGGDGQGGGR; encoded by the coding sequence GTGAACATCGCGACCGACGGGCGCAATCCCTCGCTGCTGCAATACGTGCTGCGCGGAGTCGCCTTCCTGCTCGTCCTGCTGGTGATCTTCGTGCTGCTGTTCATGCGGTACCAGGGCACGTTCAGCAAGACGGTGCCTGTCACGGCCGAACTCGTCGATGTCGGCGACGGCCTCATGAACGGAGCCGACGTCCGGTACAACGGGCTGATCGTCGGAACGGTCAAGTCCATCGCCGTCGACGACTCCTCGCAGGCCACCGCCGGCAACCTGATCAAAGACGTCGCCATCGACATCCAGCCCGCCCAGGCGGAAGGCATTCCTGCCTCGGTGACCGCGCGTACGGTTCCGTCGAATCTGTTCGGTGTCAACTCGGTCGAGCTGGTGCAGCCCGCCGAGGTGGGTGCCGACCGGTTGTCCGCCGGCGATGTGATCCCGGCCGACGACTCGCTCGAGACGATCAAGCTGCAGGACGCCCAGAACGAGCTGAAGCGGATCCTCGACGCGGTGCCGCCGGAGGAACTGGCGCAGGTGCTCGGCACGATCGCCGACGCGCTGAAGGGCGGCGGCTCGGTGTTCGGGTCGTTCGTCCCCGTCCTGAAGAACTACTTCGACTCGATCAACGCCCAGTTCCCGCCGGGCGCGCCCCCGGGTTTCGACAACTTCGATGCCGCGCTCACCGGACTGTCGCAGTCGGCGCCGCAACTGCTGGACACCCTGGGCCGCAGCGTGATCCCGGCGATCACCATCGCGGAGAAGCAGCGTGACCTGACCGCGGTGTTGACGGCGAGTCAGGGCCTGCTCGATCAGACCCAGTTGCTGTTCGCGCGCAATGGCGACAGCGGTCAGCGTCTGGTGACCGATCTGAACCGCATGCTGGGTGCGCTCGTCCTCGAGCCGAACTCGCTGCCGCAGGGCGTGATCGCACTGAACAACCTGGCCGCGAGGGTGCTGACGGTGTTCACCGGCACCAACGGTCACGTGCAGCTCAACATCGGTGTCAGCTTCGGCGCCTTCCAGCGCTACACCCGGCAGAACTGCCCGGTGTACGACGGCGGCCCCTACGGCACACTGCGCGGCCCCGGCTGCGTGGGACCGGGCACGGGCACGGGGCCGACGATGTCGGGTCCGCTGTCGATCTATCCGTCCGACGGGATGCGCCGGAACAAGCCGGTCGGCAATGTCACCACCGATGCCGACAACAAGACCCTCGGCACCGTCTTGCGCCGTACCCCGTCGGCAGCGGACACGATCATGCTGGGCCCCCTGGTCCAGACGCTCGAGGTGCGCAACGCCGCCGAGCCGGGCCGGGGTGGCGACGGCCAAGGAGGAGGACGATGA
- a CDS encoding MlaE family ABC transporter permease, which produces MTASRYVPPALRPLEAAKAVYRGPRDALAAMGHLITFLVRSIAAVPLAFRHYSKEVWRLLADVAWGNGAIVVGGGTVGVMVILGIMGGATVGIEGYTALNLLGMSPVTGGLSAFATTREIAPLLAATAFTAQSGCRFTAQLGSMRIAEEIDALEAIAIRPLPYLVTTRMCAAVLAIIPLYSVSLAANYLACQFMFMLQSGQGEGTYLYYFNQFLVSWDMLFSFFKVIVFVLLTTFIQCYYGYFASGGPEGVGVAAGHAIRLAIIVIVFANLVMTLVFWGTSPGIKISG; this is translated from the coding sequence CCTGCGGCCGCTCGAGGCCGCCAAGGCGGTGTACCGCGGTCCGCGCGATGCGCTCGCCGCGATGGGCCATCTGATCACCTTCCTGGTCCGCTCGATCGCCGCGGTGCCGCTGGCGTTCCGTCACTACAGCAAAGAGGTGTGGCGCCTCCTTGCCGACGTGGCCTGGGGCAACGGCGCCATCGTCGTCGGTGGCGGCACCGTGGGTGTCATGGTGATCCTCGGCATCATGGGCGGCGCGACCGTGGGTATCGAGGGCTACACCGCCCTCAATCTGCTCGGCATGTCCCCGGTGACCGGCGGGCTGTCCGCCTTCGCGACGACCCGCGAGATCGCACCGCTGCTCGCCGCGACCGCGTTCACCGCCCAGTCGGGTTGCCGGTTCACCGCACAGTTGGGCTCGATGCGCATCGCCGAGGAGATCGACGCCCTCGAGGCGATCGCGATCCGGCCGCTGCCGTATCTCGTCACCACCCGGATGTGCGCGGCCGTCCTGGCGATCATCCCGCTCTACTCGGTGTCGCTGGCCGCCAACTACCTCGCCTGCCAGTTCATGTTCATGCTGCAGAGCGGTCAGGGCGAGGGCACGTATCTGTACTACTTCAACCAGTTCCTCGTCTCGTGGGACATGTTGTTCTCGTTCTTCAAGGTGATCGTCTTCGTCCTGCTGACGACGTTCATCCAGTGCTACTACGGCTACTTCGCCTCAGGTGGTCCCGAAGGAGTGGGAGTTGCTGCCGGACATGCCATCCGACTCGCGATCATCGTCATCGTCTTCGCGAACCTGGTCATGACACTCGTGTTCTGGGGCACGTCGCCCGGGATCAAGATCTCGGGATGA